AACGCCCCATTATGGGGAAAATCGCCAGCGAGTTGGCAGATGTAGTTATAATCACATCGGATAATCCACGAGGAGAAGAGCCAAAGGCGATTATTGATGAAATACTCTCGGGCATCTCACCAGAAATGCGGGAGAAAATCATCGTTGAAGCCGATAGGGAAAAAGCCATAAAAATCGGAGTAGGAATGGCAAGTGAGGGGGATTGCCTTCTCATAGCGGGGAAAGGACACGAGACATATCAAATCTTCTCCGATAGAGTAGTTCCCTTTGATGATAGGGAGATAGCAAGAAAATACATCAGGGAGAGAATAAATGGAGCTCACGCTATCTGAGATAGTAAAAGTTATTGGAGCGGAAACATCCCAGTTTGAGGATTTGAAAATCCAAGCTGTTTCAACCGACAGCAGAGTTCCCGCAAAGGATGCGATTTTCTTCGCCCTAAAAGGGGAAAGACATGACGGGCATAATTTCCTATGGGAAGCCCATAAAAATGGCTGTGTTTCAGCTGTCGTTGAATATATCCCACCTTCCCCTCCACCAATCCCTCTCCTTAAAGTAGATGATACAATTAGGGCATTGGGGCTCTTAGCTGGATACTATAGGGATAAGTTTCCCGTTTTGTGCATTGGCATCACGGGAAGCACGGGAAAAACGACGACCAAAGAGATGCTTGCCCATATCCTTCAAGCGAAACACAGGGTCTTGAAGACGGAAAAAAATTTCAATAACGAGATAGGTGTTCCTCTCACCCTCTTCCACTTGAAGAAAGACCACTCTGCATTAATCGTAGAGATGGCTATGAGGGGAAGAGGGCAAATAGATTGGCTTACTAAAATAGCCAAACCACAAATCGGCGTCATCACAAATATAGGACCCGCTCACCTTGAGTTTTTTAACAGCTTGGAGGAAATAGCTCAGGCAAAGGCAGAGCTCATCCAGGCTTTGCCCCCGAACGGAACTGCCGTCCTGAATTTAGATGACCAATTCTTTACCTTCCTAAGAGAACGAACTCCCTGTCAAGTTCTCTCCTTCGGGTTTTCCCCGAAGGCCGATGTTTCCTGCGAGGTCTTAGATAAGGAAGAATATATCCTCCTGAAAATAAAAACTCCTAAAGGGAATATAACAGCCAAAAGTTACCTTCAAGGCGAACACAATTTTATCAATCTATTGGCAGCTATAGCCGCTTCACTTCCCGCTGAGCTATCTCTTGAAGAGATTGAGAAACAAATCCCTACCCTTCCCCTTCCACCCATGAGGTTGGAGCAGATAAAATTGCCCGGCAATATATTGATTATCAATGATTCTTACAATTCCAATCCACTTTCCCTGAGAGCTGCTCTCAATTACCTAAGTGAAAAGAAGGGACGGAGGATAGCAATTTTGGGGGATATGTTGGAGCTTGGAGAGGAAAGCGAGAGGCTCCATAGAGAGGCTGGTGCTTGGGTCAAAAAAGCCGGCGTTAGCCACCTAATATTGATTGGAGAAAAAGCAAAATTCATTGGAGATGGAGCAATTGAGAAAGGTTTTCCTCCCTCAAACATAGCGTATTTCCCGGAAAAAGAGGGAGTCGTCTCCTTTATCCAGGGGCTCCTTGAGGAAGGTGATACGGTCTTGGTAAAAGGCTCACGAAAACTTCAACTCGAGCAAATCGTGGAGGAATTGAAGAGATGTTGCATATCTTAACATCAACCCTCATCGCCTTTATCCTCTCCCTTATCTTCACTTACGCCCTGCTTAGTTTTTTGAAAAAGAAAGGAATAGGTCAAAAGGTCAGCAGGGACGCGCCGCAAAGACATCTTAAGAAAGAGGGAACTCCCAATATGGGAGGGATAGCGATAGTTCTCTCCGCCTGCTTGGCTTACCTTTTAATGGGTGGAAAGGATTTAAAGCTCCCCGCCTCTCTCGTTGGTTTCGCCTCAATAGGCTTTATTGACGATTTCCTAAGCGTTAGACGAGGCAAGTCGCTCGGTTTGAAGGCAAGACACAAACTGCTTCTCCAATTCGTCCTCTCCGTTCTCCTCCTTCTATCGGTTCCAGAGCTTAACACAAAGCTTCACATATCTGGTGGAGTAAGATATTTTGAGCTGGGATATTTTTATCCCCTATTCGCTATCCTCCTCTTGGTCGGGTTCTCAAACGCGGTTAATCTAACGGATGGTTTAGATGGATTAGCGGGTGGTTGTTCAGCCATAGTAGCGGGTGGGATGGCTTTAACCTCGCTTTCCCTTATTGATAGGGAGAACAGCATATTCTTGGCTTCCCTGGGCGGCGCTTGCCTTGGGTTTCTTTGGCTAAATTCTTATCCCGCCAAAATTATTATGGGAGACACTGGTTCCCTTGCCTTAGGTGGCTCCCTAGCTTTTTCCTCCATCCTCCTCAAAGAGGAGCTGGTCTTCATCCTTATGGGGCTTGTCTTCCTCGCGGAAGCACTATCGGTTATCATCCAGGTCGTCTCTTTTAAAACAAGGAAGAAGAGGGTCTTCAAGATGACGCCTCTTCACCATCATTTTGAACTAAGCGGCTGGGAGGAACCCCTCATAACGACAAGGTTCTGGTTGGTGAATATAATCCTCGTGCTCTTGGCTTACTTTTTGGGGGTTGCGAGATGGATATAAGAGGAAAAAAGATAAGCGTTATAGGAATGGGAAAGACGGGAGTTGCCACTGCGGAAGCCCTCGCTTCTCACAATGAGATAACCATATTTGATAAGAAGGAACCTCTGATACCACCCCAGCTGAAGGATTTGCCCGTGAAGTTTCATCTCGGGGACCCGAATTACACTGGTGCTGAGGAAGCCGATTTGATAATAATAAGCCCAGGAGTTCCCAAGACCGAACCCTTCATCTCACGAGCATTAGCCCATAATGTCCCAATTAGAAGCGAAATTGAAATAGCGTATAAACTTTGTAAATCCCCTATTATTGCCGTAACGGGAACAGATGGAAAGAGCACTACCGTTTCCCTTATCGCCCATATTCTTCAAGTGGCGGGTAAAAGAGCGATCGCATGCGGGAATATCGGCACACCTTTCATCAGCATCGCTCCCTCCACCACCCCTGAGGATATCGTAGTTTTGGAGGTATCAAGCTATCAATTGGAATGGATAGAGGAGTTCCGCCCCAAAATAGGAATGGTATTGAATATCGCCGCCGACCATCTTGAGCGCTATAACTCTTTAGAAGAATATGCGTTCACGAAGATGCGCCTTTTTGAGAATCAAACGGGAGACGACTTCGCCATCCTAAATAGAGATGACGAAACGCTTTTGCGTCTTTCCCATCTCGTCACCTCCAACATCCTCTTCTTCTCCCTCTCCCCCTTTGAGGGTGAAGGCGTCTATTTCTCTCAGGGAGAAATCCATATGAGGTTAAGAGGTGAAGATTTCCTTTTTCCTCTTCCTGAAACCGCTTTAGAAGGCAAGCATAACCTTCAAAATATGCTTTGCGCCTCCCTCGCTTCCTTCCTCGTTGGGGTATCCCTTGAGTCTATCTCCAAAGCTCTATCAACCTTTCCTCCTCTCGAGCATAGAATGGAGAGAATCGGATATCATAAAGGGGCGCTTTTCATCAACGACTCCAAAGCGACAAATCCCCACGCCACATCAAAGGCGCTTTCCTCTTTTTCTGCTCCCATTATCCTAATCGCTGGAGGGAAATACAAGGAGGGAGCTGATTACGAGGGTATGTTTAGGGAAAACAATTCAAAAATTAAGGCGGTGATTTTAATCGGTGAAGCAAGCTCTCGTCTGGAGAACATAGCCAAGGCTGCGGGCATATCAAATGTATATAGAGAAAAGGATTTGGAGGGAGCCGTGAGGAAAGCCTCTGAGCTTGCTTCCCCTGGGAATGTCGTTCTTTTCTCGCCTGCTTGTTCAAGCTTTGATATGTTTACAGATTTTGAGGAAAGAGGAAGAAGATTCAAGGAAATCTTCTTCGCTTTGAGGGAGGAAAGTTAAATTGGGATATTTGCTGAGGCATATAGAAAGTAGAGCGAGACTTTTCTTGGATATCGGGGTTTTAGCCTTGGCATTTTTTGGAACGGTCTTCGTCATAAGCGCGGAATGGTATTATGTTTACCTTAAAAGTTTCAACCAGTTTCTTTACTTGATTTTAGGGATTATTTTATTCTACGCTGTTTCCTCCATTCCTTACAGCTTTTGGGCACGCATTTCCTGGCTTCTATACTTTTTCTCCCTTGGATTTCTATTACTTCCTATCTTATTCCATGGCGGAAGATGGATTCACATAGGTTCCATTTCGATTCAACCTTATGAATTCGCAAAAATCGCTATTGTCTTATTTCTTGCCTCTTTTCTAAGGAAGGCAAATAATAGCAGGAATTCCTGGCGCTCCATCATCCTTACTTTATTCTTCCTTTCCTTCCCCGTAGCCATCCTCATAAAACAACCCCATTTCGGCGCCTGCGTTATCCTTATTCTCACAGCGGGAGTCATGCTATTCCTCGCGGGAGTGAAAATACGACACCTCATCATCACCTCATTAATAGCTCTCCTTGCACTTGGTATGCTTCTTCCCCTGGAAGGATACCGCATAAAAAGGCTTCGCTCTGCTTACGGTGGAAATGAGTTAGCGGAAGGCTATCAGAAAAGGCAAGCTCTTATAGCTATAGGCTCCGGTGGAATATTCGGCAAGGGCTTTTTGGGAAGCGTGATGAAGTTTGGCTACCTCCCCGAAGCCCACTCTGATTTCTTATTCGCGGTAACAGCGGAGGAATCCGGCTTGTTTTTCTCTCTTTTGTTTTTCTTCTGCCCCTTTATCCTGCTTTTCCTTTCCGGCTTCTCCATCAGCTTTTCCTCCCCCAATCCGCTCGCCTCGCTCATCGCAGGAGGATTGACCTCAATCATTGCCATACAAGCCTTGTTAAATCTCTCAATGGTATCAGTGAAATTCGTCCCCGTTATCGGGATTCCCTTGCCCTTCTTCGCTCACGGCGGCTCATCTCTTATAAGTTCTTTCATCGCCACAGGAATCATTCGCAACATAGCTCTGCAAAAAGAAGCTATAACCTCTCAGGAGAAAAAATCCCCATGAAGAAAATTGTAATTGCCGCGGGAGGCACAGGAGGACATATCTTTCCTGCTTTGGCTCTCGCCGAACGCTTAAGCAGGGAAGAGGATGTATCCGTTTCATTTATCGGAGCGGGAGATATGGAAAGATATCTCGTTGCTCCCCGCTTCCCCTTGAAAAACCTCCCTATTAAACCATTTAGACCATCCCCGAGGAAAGTCATCCATTACCTGCTTTCCTTTATTATCAGCCTCCTTTCTGCACTCCTCTCCCTTATGAGGGATAGACCCGATGTAGTCATCGGAATGGGAGGCTATCCAACCGTTCCCACCCTCCTTTCCGCCATCTTTTTGAGAATTCCTTTCATCATCCATGAGCAAAACATCATCCCTGGAAGGGTAAACTCCCTCTTTGGACAATTAGCCTCCAAGATTTTAATCTCCTTCCCAGATACTAAGAGGTTTTTCCCTTCAAACCGAACCAAGTGCATCGGTCTGCCCCTCCGCTCTTCTTTGCAGAAAATAGATAAGCAAACTGCGAGAAAAGAGCTTCGCCTCAACCCTGATAAGTTCACCCTTTTAGTTAGCGGCGGAAGCAGGGGTGCTCTTTCTATTAACAATGCTTTGATAGACATCCTTCCCTTACTCCTCAATGATGGAATGCAGATAATCCACTTATGCGGCTCAAAACACTTTCAAGATTTGAGGAAAAAAACAAAGGATTGGAATGGAGGATATCTCCTCCTTCCCTTCTCGGAGGAAATGCATCTTCTTTACTCGTCCGCCGACCTCTGTGTCTGTCGGGCGGGAGCTTCCACCTTAGCCGAGCTCGCCTTCTTCGCTCTTCCCTCTATCCTCATACCCTACCCCTACGCTGTCTCTGAACATCAATTGCTAAATGCACTTTACTACCAGAAGATGGGAGCGAGCGTAGTGATAAGAGACGAGAACTTAAAGGAACCCTTTCTCCTTTACGAGAATATTACATACCTTGCAGATTCACCTGAAAGATTAGCGCAGATGTCCGCTTCTGCTTCATCGTTAGCGAAACCGAGAGCAGTTGAAGATGCGGTAAAAGAAATAAGAGAGGTGATTGAGAGATGAGAATTCACTTTATAGGTATAGGCGGAGCGGGAATGAGCGCCCTGGCGACCATATGTTTAGCTAGGGGCGATGAGGTTTCTGGCTCCGATATCTCGGAAAACGAAGCTATTAGGCGCCTCCGCAGTCAAGGTGCGAAGATTTATATAGGACATTCTCCCGAAAATGTCATCGGTGCCGAGCTCGTAGTCTACTCCTCCGCTATATCCCCCTCAAATGTTGAGTTGTTAGAAGCTGAAAGGCAAGGAATACCCGCCATTAAAAGGGGAGAGCTTCTCGCCCAGCTCATAAATGGTAAGAAGGGGATTGTTGTTGTGGGAACACATGGAAAGACAACCACATCATCCCTTATCTCTCTTATGCTTGAGCGGAACAACCTTGAACCAACGATAGTTGTTGGCGGCGAGGTTGACGATATAGGAGGAAATGCCAAGCTCGGTAGGGGAGAATTCTTCGTTGCTGAAGCGGACGAAAGCGATGGCTCCTTTCTCTTCCTATCTCCTTGGATAGGGGTGATCACGAATATAGATTCCGACCACTTAGATTACTATGGCTCTATGGAAAATCTTTTGTCCGCATTCTCCGATTTCGCTTCAAAAATCAAAGAGAACGGCTACGTCGTTGCCTGCTACGACGACCCCAATATAAGGAAAATAAATTTCCATCGCCAAACAATCTACTACGGTCTATCACCAGAAGCTGATATATGGGCGAGCGAGATAAAGGTAAGCGAAGAGGGAACATCGTTCCAAGTCTACAAGAGAGGTGAGGAGATATTTGAGCTCAATCTCCAGCTTCTTGGCAGACAGAATGTCTACAATTCCCTTGCTGCAACCGCCGTTGGATTAATCCTCGGGATTAACACGCAGGGGATTAAAAGCTCGCTTGAAAGCCTTAAAGGGGTTCATAGGAGATTGGAAAAGATTGGCTACATTAACGATATCCTCATTTACGATGACTACGGGCACCATCCTACGGAGATAGCTTTCACACTTAAGACTTTGAAGGAAGCGTTTCCGAATAGGAGGGTGGTCTGTGCTTTTCAACCCCATAGATACACGAGAACGAAATTGCTTTATAAAGAACTCGCCGCTTCCCTTTTAGAAGCGGATGTGCTTATTCTAACGAGCATTTACCCCGCGGGAGAAAGACCGATAGAGAATGTCTCAAGCCGATTAATCCTCTCTTCATTAGGAGAGATGGGGAAAAAGGCTATATATGTGGAAAACATAGCCGACCTTCCTGATTATCTTTTACAGGTAGCCTCCCCTGGTGACATCGTCCTCACATTGGGGGCAGGAAACATAAATCGTGCAGCATTTGAGTTCCTAAATAGACTCCAAGGATGTCAAAACTAAGAACTTTGGAGAAAAGCGTTAGGGGAACCCTTCTCTTTGACGAGCCTATGTCTCGCCATACTTCCTTCCGCATAGGCGGGAAGGCTGAAGCACTCTTTCTTCCCTCAGATGAGGAAGACCTCCTAAACTTGGTTAAAATCCTTGAGAAGGAAAAAATCCCTTATTATCTTTTGGGAAATGGGACGAATGTCCTGGTCTCGGATAAAGGATTAAAGGGAGTGGTTATCAAGATTGGCAACCATCTTGTGGGAATTGACCCAACCAATGGACACATCTTGGCGGGAACGCCACTGCCCAAGCTTTTAAAAACCCTTTGTAAACTTGGTCTATCAGGGCTGGAGAAGCTGGCTGGCATACCGGGAAGCGTCGGTGGAGCAATCAAGATGAACGCTGGTGTTCCCTTCTTCACAATCAGCAATGCTCTGAAAGCGGTTAGAGTCTATAAGGAAGGAGAGGTTGTTTGGCTGAACAAAGAAGATATAAAGTTCTCTTACCGATATAGCTCCCTTAAAGATGCGATTATATTAGAGGCTCATTTCAATCTTTGCCCTCGTTCATCATCCGAAATCGCAAGAAATATAGAGGAAATCCTCCAAAAGAGGAGACTTACCCAACCGATTAGAGGTCATAGCGCTGGATGCGTCTTCAGAAATCCAGCAGGAGCAACCGCTGGAGAGCTTTTGGATAAGGTAGGAGCAAAAGGGATGCGAGAAGGAGGCGCCTATGTCTCCCACAAACATGCCAACTTCATAATCAATGCTGGAAATGCAACAGCTAAGGATGTCTATCTCCTCATCCAGAGATGTAAAGAGTTGGTGAAAGAAAAACTCGGCATTGAACTTCAACTCGAGATAGAACTTTGGGGAGAATTCCCTTGAAGGAGGGAGAAGCTTGAGCAAGATAAAGGTCGCTGTTTTAGCAGGTGGAATCTCCTCAGAAAGAGAAATCTCCCTGCTGAGCGGGGAGATGGTTATAAAGCACTGCCCGAGGGATAAATACATCCCCTTTCATCTCGACCCTAAAGAGCTATTTGAGGGTAAAGGTTTTGCATCGTTTATCAAAAAATTGAAGAGTGCGGATGTTGTTTTCATCGCTCTGCACGGAAAATACGGCGAGGATGGCACCATCCAGGGCTTTTTGGAGACATTGAGAATCCCCTATACCGGCTCAGATGTCCTTTCCTCCGCCTTGGCAATGGATAAACTGAAATCAAAACAAATTTTCACATTCCATAAAATCCCCACTCCACCCTGGAAGATTGTGGAAAAGGATAAACCACTTCCTCCCTTGGAGTTTCCATTAGTTATAAAACCTCAGAGAGAGGGTTCTTCAATTGGGGTTACAATCGTTCAAAAAGAGGAAGAGCTTCCTTCAGCGCTTAAAAAAGCTTTCCTATATGACCCCATAGCAATTGCTGAGAAATATATAAAAGGTAGGGAGCTCTCCGTTCCTATACTGGATAGAGATGGCATCCCTTCCGCTTTGCCTATTGTTGAAATCGTCCCCAAGGGACAATTCTACGATTATTATCACAAATATACGGAGGGAGCAACGGAGGAGATTGTTCCCGCTCCATTGGAGAAAACTTTGGAGGAGAGAATAAAGCAGATTGCTGTTTTTGCCTATAAAGCTTTAGGGTGCAGGAATTTCGCAAGAGTTGATTTGAGACTAAGCGAAGAGAACGAGCCCTTCGTTTTGGAAGTCAATACTATTCCGGGTTTAACTCCTTTAAGCTTGCTGCCCCTTTCCGCAAAAGCAGCCGGCATCTCCTTCCCCCAACTGATAGACATCATTATCCAAAATGCTCTTCGGGCAAGGGGGTATGATGAAGAGTAGAAGCTACGCAAGCAGGAGAAAAAATATCTATTTAACTGCCCTCGTCTTTATTTTAATCATCCTTCTTCTTTGGATATTGCTGCCTTCCTTTTTCCTCCCACTTGAGCGGATATCTCTTATGGGCAATTATCACTTTTCCAAAGAAGAAGTTCTTGCCCTACTCTCTCATCTTCTTGGCAAATCCCTCAATAGACTAACCACGAAGGAACTTTCCTCCTCTCTGTCAAAAATTGGTTGGGTTAAGAAAATTGAAGCTTATAAGATTCCACCCCACACGCTTCTATTAAGGATTGAGGAAAGAACGCCCTTCCTTCTCGTCTATCACAATGAACAATACCCACTACTCGTGGATGATGAGGGATATCTTTTGGAAAAATCTCCTTCCGGCTACAGACTTCCAAGCCTCTATGTTTCAGGCATAAAAATGGAGAAACATAATAAGCTTCCCTCTAAAGTAATAAGCGAAGTCAAAGAAATCCTAAAGGAACTGGAAGGGACACCTATAAACGTGGAGAGGATTTATTTATCTAAGGACGGAGATATCCAAATTATGACCAAAAATGGGCTAAAAATAATATTGGGTAAACCCAAAGAGTTGTATAAAAAGCTCTTTCTTCTCAAGACTTTCTGGGGAAGGATTCCCAATATAGAGAAGAGGCTTTTATATATTGACTTGTCTTGTCCTCAAGCACCTGTTATAATGAAAAGGGAGGCGAATAAGTGAAAAAAGAGCTCACTATTTCCCTCACAATCGTTTCCTTAGTGCTGGGAGTTCTACTGGCACTTGGGTTAAGGACCCAGCTAACCTATACTCCAATATTGCCTACAACAAATCCCCGCCAGCTTGCCGTGATACTCAAGGATTTACAGGACACTAACAAAAAACTGCAGGAAGAGATAAAAGTGCTGAGGAACAGGATAACAGATTACGAGGCGAAGTTGGCCAGCGGGAAGGGCGCGATTCAAACCCTTCACGAACAATTACAGACCCTCAAAGTTCAAGCAGGATTGACCGAGGTAATGGGTCCTGGTGTGGTGATTACAGTTAATGACAGTAATGTGCGTGTCCCTTCGCCGGAATTGCAAAGCTATTACATCGTTCACGATTATGACTTATTACAGCTGGTAAACGAGCTGAAATCTGCAGGTGCGGAAGCCATAGCGATAAATGGGCAAAGACTCTCCTTCTATTCCTTCATTCGCTGTGTGGGAAATGTCATACAGGTGAACCAAGTCCCAATAGCCGCTCCCTATAAAATTGAGGCTATTGGCGACCCTGATGTCCTTTACAGTGGGCTGAATTTGCCCGGTGGTATATTGGACTATTTCAAGAGGATTGGGTTTCAAGTGAGCGTGAAAAAGGCTGACCAAATTGTTTTACCACCCTATGCGGGGACGACCGGACTCCGCTTTGCCCAACCGATTGGAGGGAGTTGAAGTGATTTTTGTTATCCCTCTTTTAGGATTTCTCATAAGCTTCCTCGTTGTTTATTTTGCCCATATAGCGGTCCCCCTCCACTTTGCAACTTACCTCTCAGTTGCCATTCTCGCCGCCATGGATTCATTAATTGGTGGAATAAGAGCTGGTTTAGAGAGAAAATTTGATAATTCTATCTTTCTCTCCGGCTTCTTCGTAAACTCCATCGCAGCCGCCCTTCTCGCCTGGATTGGCGACCTTTTGGGAGCTCCCCTTTACCTTGCAGCCGTCGTAGCATTCGGCGTGAGAATCTTCCAAAATCTCTCCCTCATAAGGAGACTCCTGCTTCAGGAATTATCTTCAAGGAGGGATAAATCTGAGAGAACGAGATAGGGAGATTATCGTCGGACTGGATGTGGGGACGACGAAGATATGCACTTTGGTCGCGAGAGTGGATAGTGGAAACGAGCTACAGGCGATTGGACTGGGTATCCATCCTTCCCAGGGATTGCGAAAGGGAATAGTTGTTGATATCCAGAAGACGAGCGCCGATATAAAGGCTTCCATCTTGAAAGCGCAAACTATGGCGGGTAGAGAAATAACATCTGCTGTTGTGGGAGTAACGGGCAGACATATTTCCTCTTATAATTTGCGGGGCTCAGCCACGATTACCAGTTACCTGGGAGAGATTACCCAGGAGGATGTAGCGAGAGCTCTTCAAAACGCAAGGGAAAGCTTACCCCTAACGAAGGATAGAGAGATAATCCACATTACTCCTCGCCAGTTTATTATAGACGGAGAGGAGGGAATTAAATATCCTTATGGAATGTTTGCTCAACATCTGGAGGTTGATGCTCACATAGTGACTGGGAGCAGCTCGTTTCTCCAAAACTTAATCAAGAGCGTGGAGCTGGCGGGAGTTAAAGTGGAGGATTTGCTTCTTCAACCCATCGCTGCGGGAGAGGCAGTGCTGGATGAAGGAGAAAAAGAGGTGGGCGTTGCCCTCTTGGATATAGGTGGAGGCACTACAGACCTTGCCATTTTCCTAAATGGAAGCATCTATTTCTCCACCTCCCTTCCCGTAGGAGGAAACCACCTCACCTCAGATATAATGGTTGGCTTACGCACAACCTACGAGGAAGCGGAGAGGCTGAAAAAGGAAAAAGGTTACGCTATTGCCTCAGAGGTTAATCCAGATGAGGCAATAGAGGTTAAGACTTTGGCAAGGGACGAGGTCCGCTATTATCCTCGTCGTATTCTCGCAGAGATAATAGAAGCCCGCTTGACCGAATTGTTTCAATTAGCCGCCGAGGAGATAAGGAAAGCCAAAGTGGGGGATTTATTGCCCGGGGGAGTAGTTCTCACGGGCGGTAGCTCCCTCCTTCCCGGCATAGAATTGCTCGCAGAAAAGACCCTGCATATGCCGGCTCGCGTTGGCTTACCAAAAGGGGTTAAAAACCCACCAGAAATGCCATTTTCCCCTCTTCATTCAACAGTAGTGGGTTTGGTTCTCTACTCCTATAGGTATCAATTTCTCTACCAAAAACCTATGGGAAGGAAAAATCTACTTGCGAGATTTTTTCATCACATATATAATTTCTTTAGTCATCTTTTTGAAAGGGGGCATTGAAATTGCTTAACAAAGAAGATATTATAGGTGCGAAAATCATTGTCCTCGGCGTCGGTGGAGCCGGCTGCAACGCGGTGAACCGAATGATCGAGGCGAAAGTAGAAGGAGTAGAATTCGTGGCGGTCAACACCGATAAGCAGGTGTTGGCTCTCTCCAAGGCGCCTCGCAAGATACAAATCGGGGCGAGGCTAACAGGCGGGTTGGGGGCGGGAGGCAATCCCGATATAGGGAAAGCAGCAGCTGAGGAGGACAAAGAGGAGTTACGAAAGGCTATGGAAGGCGCCGATATGGTCTTCATAACAGCGGGAATGGGAGGGGGAACGGGCACAGGAGCTTCTCCCGTAATCGCGGAGATAGCCCGCTCAAAGGAGATAGGTGCCCTATGTGTTGCCGTTGTTAGCCGTCCCTTCAGCGTGGAGAGGGCAATGCGAGCGAAAATAGCGGAGGAAGGAATCCAAGCACTACGAGAAAAGGTAGATGCGCTTATCGTTATTCCTAACGACCGCTTGCTGGATGTTGTTGAAAATGACCTTCCCCTTTTAGAGGCGTTCAAATTGGCTGATGATATCCTTCGTCAAGCGGTGCAAGGGATATCGGATATCATCGTCGTTCCCGGCCTGATAAATGTAGATTTCGCCGATGTCAAATCGGTTATGGCTGGGGCAGGAACAGCACTTATGGGTATGGGTGTTGCCGAAGGACCGGATAGAGCCGTGGAAGCAGCGAAAGCGGCTATTAATAGCCCCCTTTTAGAGTCCTCAATGACTGGTGCCAAGAAATTGCTCGTAAACATCACGGGAGGAAAAGACCTCTCCCTCAAAAACGATGTCCACAGAGCGCTTGAGTTCCTCACCCAGTCCACTGATGCAGGTGAAAGCGATGTGAAATATGGAGTGGTTATAAAGGATGATTTGGAGGGCAAGATACAAATCACCGTAATTGCCACGGGCTTCCAACCAATAAAGCAGGAAATCCCCTCTTTTAAGTTAGAGAAAGAGGAAAAAGAAGAGGAAAAACTGGAGGAGGAAAAAGTAGAAATTCCTATTCCTATTGAGGAAGAGCTGGACATCCCCACTTTCCTACGAAAGAGATTTTAATTAAGGAGGTGGGATGAATGTCCACCAAAAAGAAAGAAAAGGGGAGCGCGGTTTTGCTCGCGCTCCTCTTTTTTATTATTCCCGCCTTTCCCCTTGAACGTCCCTGGATTTGCGATACTTATTTCTATTGGTATACCTGGGATTATGATAAAAAATTGGGGAATTGGCTTGGCGGAGTTTACAATACTCCCCTAAGCGGATATTACGATTCCCGCACATATAAGGACAACAAACG
The bacterium genome window above contains:
- the murF gene encoding UDP-N-acetylmuramoyl-tripeptide--D-alanyl-D-alanine ligase, yielding MELTLSEIVKVIGAETSQFEDLKIQAVSTDSRVPAKDAIFFALKGERHDGHNFLWEAHKNGCVSAVVEYIPPSPPPIPLLKVDDTIRALGLLAGYYRDKFPVLCIGITGSTGKTTTKEMLAHILQAKHRVLKTEKNFNNEIGVPLTLFHLKKDHSALIVEMAMRGRGQIDWLTKIAKPQIGVITNIGPAHLEFFNSLEEIAQAKAELIQALPPNGTAVLNLDDQFFTFLRERTPCQVLSFGFSPKADVSCEVLDKEEYILLKIKTPKGNITAKSYLQGEHNFINLLAAIAASLPAELSLEEIEKQIPTLPLPPMRLEQIKLPGNILIINDSYNSNPLSLRAALNYLSEKKGRRIAILGDMLELGEESERLHREAGAWVKKAGVSHLILIGEKAKFIGDGAIEKGFPPSNIAYFPEKEGVVSFIQGLLEEGDTVLVKGSRKLQLEQIVEELKRCCIS
- a CDS encoding phospho-N-acetylmuramoyl-pentapeptide-transferase, yielding MLHILTSTLIAFILSLIFTYALLSFLKKKGIGQKVSRDAPQRHLKKEGTPNMGGIAIVLSACLAYLLMGGKDLKLPASLVGFASIGFIDDFLSVRRGKSLGLKARHKLLLQFVLSVLLLLSVPELNTKLHISGGVRYFELGYFYPLFAILLLVGFSNAVNLTDGLDGLAGGCSAIVAGGMALTSLSLIDRENSIFLASLGGACLGFLWLNSYPAKIIMGDTGSLALGGSLAFSSILLKEELVFILMGLVFLAEALSVIIQVVSFKTRKKRVFKMTPLHHHFELSGWEEPLITTRFWLVNIILVLLAYFLGVARWI
- the murD gene encoding UDP-N-acetylmuramoyl-L-alanine--D-glutamate ligase, which produces MDIRGKKISVIGMGKTGVATAEALASHNEITIFDKKEPLIPPQLKDLPVKFHLGDPNYTGAEEADLIIISPGVPKTEPFISRALAHNVPIRSEIEIAYKLCKSPIIAVTGTDGKSTTVSLIAHILQVAGKRAIACGNIGTPFISIAPSTTPEDIVVLEVSSYQLEWIEEFRPKIGMVLNIAADHLERYNSLEEYAFTKMRLFENQTGDDFAILNRDDETLLRLSHLVTSNILFFSLSPFEGEGVYFSQGEIHMRLRGEDFLFPLPETALEGKHNLQNMLCASLASFLVGVSLESISKALSTFPPLEHRMERIGYHKGALFINDSKATNPHATSKALSSFSAPIILIAGGKYKEGADYEGMFRENNSKIKAVILIGEASSRLENIAKAAGISNVYREKDLEGAVRKASELASPGNVVLFSPACSSFDMFTDFEERGRRFKEIFFALREES
- a CDS encoding FtsW/RodA/SpoVE family cell cycle protein: MGYLLRHIESRARLFLDIGVLALAFFGTVFVISAEWYYVYLKSFNQFLYLILGIILFYAVSSIPYSFWARISWLLYFFSLGFLLLPILFHGGRWIHIGSISIQPYEFAKIAIVLFLASFLRKANNSRNSWRSIILTLFFLSFPVAILIKQPHFGACVILILTAGVMLFLAGVKIRHLIITSLIALLALGMLLPLEGYRIKRLRSAYGGNELAEGYQKRQALIAIGSGGIFGKGFLGSVMKFGYLPEAHSDFLFAVTAEESGLFFSLLFFFCPFILLFLSGFSISFSSPNPLASLIAGGLTSIIAIQALLNLSMVSVKFVPVIGIPLPFFAHGGSSLISSFIATGIIRNIALQKEAITSQEKKSP
- the murG gene encoding undecaprenyldiphospho-muramoylpentapeptide beta-N-acetylglucosaminyltransferase; amino-acid sequence: MKKIVIAAGGTGGHIFPALALAERLSREEDVSVSFIGAGDMERYLVAPRFPLKNLPIKPFRPSPRKVIHYLLSFIISLLSALLSLMRDRPDVVIGMGGYPTVPTLLSAIFLRIPFIIHEQNIIPGRVNSLFGQLASKILISFPDTKRFFPSNRTKCIGLPLRSSLQKIDKQTARKELRLNPDKFTLLVSGGSRGALSINNALIDILPLLLNDGMQIIHLCGSKHFQDLRKKTKDWNGGYLLLPFSEEMHLLYSSADLCVCRAGASTLAELAFFALPSILIPYPYAVSEHQLLNALYYQKMGASVVIRDENLKEPFLLYENITYLADSPERLAQMSASASSLAKPRAVEDAVKEIREVIER